Proteins encoded by one window of Vigna radiata var. radiata cultivar VC1973A chromosome 5, Vradiata_ver6, whole genome shotgun sequence:
- the LOC106761586 gene encoding E3 ubiquitin-protein ligase RZF1 isoform X2, which translates to MSLSPPRERNNVNGRRRERPTFQMYWCFQCNRMVRVAVDNNNPSEVTCPRCFGQFICEVNVPRPRLVVDFTTPDPSPEARLLEALSLMMDPPIRRFPALLQPEPEEVPVHHNRRRRLRRRQPEPEPVPEPPQPRPRTWIVFQPMDSPNPFLPINNIANRPGPGPLPFALPRTVDTRDYFLGPGLNELIEQITENDRQGPAPAPERAIESIPTVKIASAHLKENSQCPVCQEEFEVGGEARELACKHIYHSDCIVPWLRLHNSCPVCRHEVSVPPSSSSEDECVDVSGDEGRLRRCLRWTRRFTSVWPFNSRYRRVHPQGNNNVAAASSRGYFASDSPTLSGARRQPSCCIL; encoded by the exons ATGTCGTTGAGTCCTCCGAGAGAGAGAAACAACGTCAATGGCAGAAGGCGAGAGAGGCCAACGTTCCAGATGTACTGGTGCTTCCAGTGCAACCGCATGGTCCGCGTCGCAGTGGATAACAATAACCCCTCAGAGGTCACGTGTCCGCGCTGCTTCGGCCAATTCATATGCGAAGTAAACGTGCCGCGCCCAAGACTCGTTGTCGATTTCACTACCCCAGACCCCTCCCCAGAAGCGCGTTTGCTCGAAGCGCTTTCCCTCATGATGGACCCACCCATACGCCGCTTCCCGGCTCTCCTCCAACCCGAACCCGAAGAGGTCCCGGTTCATCACAACCGCCGCCGTCGCTTACGCCGCCGCCAACCCGAACCCGAACCCGTCCCTGAACCCCCACAACCCCGCCCGCGCACGTGGATCGTATTCCAGCCCATGGACTCACCCAACCCCTTCCTGCCCATTAACAACATTGCTAACCGCCCCGGCCCAGGCCCACTCCCATTCGCGCTCCCGCGCACCGTGGACACTCGCGACTATTTCTTGGGACCTGGACTCAACGAACTCATCGAACAGATAACCGAAAACGACAGACAGGGTCCGGCGCCGGCGCCGGAGAGGGCCATTGAATCGATTCCGACGGTGAAAATTGCGAGCGCGCATCTGAAGGAGAATTCTCAGTGTCCAGTTTGTCAGGAGGAATTTGAAGTTGGCGGAGAAGCGAGGGAACTTGCGTGCAAACACATATATCACTCGGATTGCATTGTTCCGTGGCTGAGGCTTCACAATTCTTGTCCAGTGTGCCGTCACGAGGTTTCTGTGCCTCCTTCTTCTTCGTCGGAGGATGAGTGTGTTGATGTAAGCGGAGATGAAGGTAGGTTGCGGAGGTGCTTGAGGTGGACCCGTCGTTTTACTTCGGTTTGGCCTTTCAACTCAAGGTATCGACGGGTTCACCCTCAAGGAAATAATAATGTTGCTGCTGCTTCTTCCAGGG GATATTTTGCATCTGACAGTCCGACGCTCTCTGGAG CTAGGAGGCAACCCTCTTGCTGCATTCTTTAA
- the LOC106761586 gene encoding E3 ubiquitin-protein ligase RING1 isoform X5 — MSLSPPRERNNVNGRRRERPTFQMYWCFQCNRMVRVAVDNNNPSEVTCPRCFGQFICEVNVPRPRLVVDFTTPDPSPEARLLEALSLMMDPPIRRFPALLQPEPEEVPVHHNRRRRLRRRQPEPEPVPEPPQPRPRTWIVFQPMDSPNPFLPINNIANRPGPGPLPFALPRTVDTRDYFLGPGLNELIEQITENDRQGPAPAPERAIESIPTVKIASAHLKENSQCPVCQEEFEVGGEARELACKHIYHSDCIVPWLRLHNSCPVCRHEVSVPPSSSSEDECVDVSGDEGYFASDSPTLSGARRQPSCCIL, encoded by the exons ATGTCGTTGAGTCCTCCGAGAGAGAGAAACAACGTCAATGGCAGAAGGCGAGAGAGGCCAACGTTCCAGATGTACTGGTGCTTCCAGTGCAACCGCATGGTCCGCGTCGCAGTGGATAACAATAACCCCTCAGAGGTCACGTGTCCGCGCTGCTTCGGCCAATTCATATGCGAAGTAAACGTGCCGCGCCCAAGACTCGTTGTCGATTTCACTACCCCAGACCCCTCCCCAGAAGCGCGTTTGCTCGAAGCGCTTTCCCTCATGATGGACCCACCCATACGCCGCTTCCCGGCTCTCCTCCAACCCGAACCCGAAGAGGTCCCGGTTCATCACAACCGCCGCCGTCGCTTACGCCGCCGCCAACCCGAACCCGAACCCGTCCCTGAACCCCCACAACCCCGCCCGCGCACGTGGATCGTATTCCAGCCCATGGACTCACCCAACCCCTTCCTGCCCATTAACAACATTGCTAACCGCCCCGGCCCAGGCCCACTCCCATTCGCGCTCCCGCGCACCGTGGACACTCGCGACTATTTCTTGGGACCTGGACTCAACGAACTCATCGAACAGATAACCGAAAACGACAGACAGGGTCCGGCGCCGGCGCCGGAGAGGGCCATTGAATCGATTCCGACGGTGAAAATTGCGAGCGCGCATCTGAAGGAGAATTCTCAGTGTCCAGTTTGTCAGGAGGAATTTGAAGTTGGCGGAGAAGCGAGGGAACTTGCGTGCAAACACATATATCACTCGGATTGCATTGTTCCGTGGCTGAGGCTTCACAATTCTTGTCCAGTGTGCCGTCACGAGGTTTCTGTGCCTCCTTCTTCTTCGTCGGAGGATGAGTGTGTTGATGTAAGCGGAGATGAAG GATATTTTGCATCTGACAGTCCGACGCTCTCTGGAG CTAGGAGGCAACCCTCTTGCTGCATTCTTTAA
- the LOC106761586 gene encoding E3 ubiquitin-protein ligase RING1 isoform X4 encodes MSLSPPRERNNVNGRRRERPTFQMYWCFQCNRMVRVAVDNNNPSEVTCPRCFGQFICEVNVPRPRLVVDFTTPDPSPEARLLEALSLMMDPPIRRFPALLQPEPEEVPVHHNRRRRLRRRQPEPEPVPEPPQPRPRTWIVFQPMDSPNPFLPINNIANRPGPGPLPFALPRTVDTRDYFLGPGLNELIEQITENDRQGPAPAPERAIESIPTVKIASAHLKENSQCPVCQEEFEVGGEARELACKHIYHSDCIVPWLRLHNSCPVCRHEVSVPPSSSSEDECVDVSGDEGYFASDSPTLSGAARRQPSCCIL; translated from the exons ATGTCGTTGAGTCCTCCGAGAGAGAGAAACAACGTCAATGGCAGAAGGCGAGAGAGGCCAACGTTCCAGATGTACTGGTGCTTCCAGTGCAACCGCATGGTCCGCGTCGCAGTGGATAACAATAACCCCTCAGAGGTCACGTGTCCGCGCTGCTTCGGCCAATTCATATGCGAAGTAAACGTGCCGCGCCCAAGACTCGTTGTCGATTTCACTACCCCAGACCCCTCCCCAGAAGCGCGTTTGCTCGAAGCGCTTTCCCTCATGATGGACCCACCCATACGCCGCTTCCCGGCTCTCCTCCAACCCGAACCCGAAGAGGTCCCGGTTCATCACAACCGCCGCCGTCGCTTACGCCGCCGCCAACCCGAACCCGAACCCGTCCCTGAACCCCCACAACCCCGCCCGCGCACGTGGATCGTATTCCAGCCCATGGACTCACCCAACCCCTTCCTGCCCATTAACAACATTGCTAACCGCCCCGGCCCAGGCCCACTCCCATTCGCGCTCCCGCGCACCGTGGACACTCGCGACTATTTCTTGGGACCTGGACTCAACGAACTCATCGAACAGATAACCGAAAACGACAGACAGGGTCCGGCGCCGGCGCCGGAGAGGGCCATTGAATCGATTCCGACGGTGAAAATTGCGAGCGCGCATCTGAAGGAGAATTCTCAGTGTCCAGTTTGTCAGGAGGAATTTGAAGTTGGCGGAGAAGCGAGGGAACTTGCGTGCAAACACATATATCACTCGGATTGCATTGTTCCGTGGCTGAGGCTTCACAATTCTTGTCCAGTGTGCCGTCACGAGGTTTCTGTGCCTCCTTCTTCTTCGTCGGAGGATGAGTGTGTTGATGTAAGCGGAGATGAAG GATATTTTGCATCTGACAGTCCGACGCTCTCTGGAG CAGCTAGGAGGCAACCCTCTTGCTGCATTCTTTAA
- the LOC106761586 gene encoding E3 ubiquitin-protein ligase RZF1 isoform X1, whose translation MSLSPPRERNNVNGRRRERPTFQMYWCFQCNRMVRVAVDNNNPSEVTCPRCFGQFICEVNVPRPRLVVDFTTPDPSPEARLLEALSLMMDPPIRRFPALLQPEPEEVPVHHNRRRRLRRRQPEPEPVPEPPQPRPRTWIVFQPMDSPNPFLPINNIANRPGPGPLPFALPRTVDTRDYFLGPGLNELIEQITENDRQGPAPAPERAIESIPTVKIASAHLKENSQCPVCQEEFEVGGEARELACKHIYHSDCIVPWLRLHNSCPVCRHEVSVPPSSSSEDECVDVSGDEGRLRRCLRWTRRFTSVWPFNSRYRRVHPQGNNNVAAASSRGYFASDSPTLSGAARRQPSCCIL comes from the exons ATGTCGTTGAGTCCTCCGAGAGAGAGAAACAACGTCAATGGCAGAAGGCGAGAGAGGCCAACGTTCCAGATGTACTGGTGCTTCCAGTGCAACCGCATGGTCCGCGTCGCAGTGGATAACAATAACCCCTCAGAGGTCACGTGTCCGCGCTGCTTCGGCCAATTCATATGCGAAGTAAACGTGCCGCGCCCAAGACTCGTTGTCGATTTCACTACCCCAGACCCCTCCCCAGAAGCGCGTTTGCTCGAAGCGCTTTCCCTCATGATGGACCCACCCATACGCCGCTTCCCGGCTCTCCTCCAACCCGAACCCGAAGAGGTCCCGGTTCATCACAACCGCCGCCGTCGCTTACGCCGCCGCCAACCCGAACCCGAACCCGTCCCTGAACCCCCACAACCCCGCCCGCGCACGTGGATCGTATTCCAGCCCATGGACTCACCCAACCCCTTCCTGCCCATTAACAACATTGCTAACCGCCCCGGCCCAGGCCCACTCCCATTCGCGCTCCCGCGCACCGTGGACACTCGCGACTATTTCTTGGGACCTGGACTCAACGAACTCATCGAACAGATAACCGAAAACGACAGACAGGGTCCGGCGCCGGCGCCGGAGAGGGCCATTGAATCGATTCCGACGGTGAAAATTGCGAGCGCGCATCTGAAGGAGAATTCTCAGTGTCCAGTTTGTCAGGAGGAATTTGAAGTTGGCGGAGAAGCGAGGGAACTTGCGTGCAAACACATATATCACTCGGATTGCATTGTTCCGTGGCTGAGGCTTCACAATTCTTGTCCAGTGTGCCGTCACGAGGTTTCTGTGCCTCCTTCTTCTTCGTCGGAGGATGAGTGTGTTGATGTAAGCGGAGATGAAGGTAGGTTGCGGAGGTGCTTGAGGTGGACCCGTCGTTTTACTTCGGTTTGGCCTTTCAACTCAAGGTATCGACGGGTTCACCCTCAAGGAAATAATAATGTTGCTGCTGCTTCTTCCAGGG GATATTTTGCATCTGACAGTCCGACGCTCTCTGGAG CAGCTAGGAGGCAACCCTCTTGCTGCATTCTTTAA
- the LOC106761586 gene encoding E3 ubiquitin-protein ligase RING1 isoform X3 gives MSLSPPRERNNVNGRRRERPTFQMYWCFQCNRMVRVAVDNNNPSEVTCPRCFGQFICEVNVPRPRLVVDFTTPDPSPEARLLEALSLMMDPPIRRFPALLQPEPEEVPVHHNRRRRLRRRQPEPEPVPEPPQPRPRTWIVFQPMDSPNPFLPINNIANRPGPGPLPFALPRTVDTRDYFLGPGLNELIEQITENDRQGPAPAPERAIESIPTVKIASAHLKENSQCPVCQEEFEVGGEARELACKHIYHSDCIVPWLRLHNSCPVCRHEVSVPPSSSSEDECVDVSGDEGRLRRCLRWTRRFTSVWPFNSRIFCI, from the exons ATGTCGTTGAGTCCTCCGAGAGAGAGAAACAACGTCAATGGCAGAAGGCGAGAGAGGCCAACGTTCCAGATGTACTGGTGCTTCCAGTGCAACCGCATGGTCCGCGTCGCAGTGGATAACAATAACCCCTCAGAGGTCACGTGTCCGCGCTGCTTCGGCCAATTCATATGCGAAGTAAACGTGCCGCGCCCAAGACTCGTTGTCGATTTCACTACCCCAGACCCCTCCCCAGAAGCGCGTTTGCTCGAAGCGCTTTCCCTCATGATGGACCCACCCATACGCCGCTTCCCGGCTCTCCTCCAACCCGAACCCGAAGAGGTCCCGGTTCATCACAACCGCCGCCGTCGCTTACGCCGCCGCCAACCCGAACCCGAACCCGTCCCTGAACCCCCACAACCCCGCCCGCGCACGTGGATCGTATTCCAGCCCATGGACTCACCCAACCCCTTCCTGCCCATTAACAACATTGCTAACCGCCCCGGCCCAGGCCCACTCCCATTCGCGCTCCCGCGCACCGTGGACACTCGCGACTATTTCTTGGGACCTGGACTCAACGAACTCATCGAACAGATAACCGAAAACGACAGACAGGGTCCGGCGCCGGCGCCGGAGAGGGCCATTGAATCGATTCCGACGGTGAAAATTGCGAGCGCGCATCTGAAGGAGAATTCTCAGTGTCCAGTTTGTCAGGAGGAATTTGAAGTTGGCGGAGAAGCGAGGGAACTTGCGTGCAAACACATATATCACTCGGATTGCATTGTTCCGTGGCTGAGGCTTCACAATTCTTGTCCAGTGTGCCGTCACGAGGTTTCTGTGCCTCCTTCTTCTTCGTCGGAGGATGAGTGTGTTGATGTAAGCGGAGATGAAGGTAGGTTGCGGAGGTGCTTGAGGTGGACCCGTCGTTTTACTTCGGTTTGGCCTTTCAACTCAAG GATATTTTGCATCTGA